Proteins encoded within one genomic window of Bombina bombina isolate aBomBom1 chromosome 1, aBomBom1.pri, whole genome shotgun sequence:
- the HSBP1 gene encoding heat shock factor-binding protein 1 isoform X2 yields MSEADPKTVQDLTVVVQNLLQQMQDRFQTMSDQIIGRIDDMSTRIDDLEKNIADLMTQAGVEEEDGANKVAKP; encoded by the exons ATGTCGGAGGCAGACCCCAAAACCGTGCAGGATTTGACCGTGGTG GTGCAGAATTTGCTGCAGCAGATGCAGGACAGGTTCCAAACCATGTCAGATCAAATTATTGGAAGAA TTGATGACATGAGCACTCGCATAGATGATCTAGAGAAAAATATTGCAGATCTCATGACACAAGCAGgagtggaagaagaggatggagcaAACAAG gtTGCCAAACCATGA
- the HSBP1 gene encoding heat shock factor-binding protein 1 isoform X1 codes for MSEADPKTVQDLTVVVQNLLQQMQDRFQTMSDQIIGRIDDMSTRIDDLEKNIADLMTQAGVEEEDGANKQVAKP; via the exons ATGTCGGAGGCAGACCCCAAAACCGTGCAGGATTTGACCGTGGTG GTGCAGAATTTGCTGCAGCAGATGCAGGACAGGTTCCAAACCATGTCAGATCAAATTATTGGAAGAA TTGATGACATGAGCACTCGCATAGATGATCTAGAGAAAAATATTGCAGATCTCATGACACAAGCAGgagtggaagaagaggatggagcaAACAAG caggtTGCCAAACCATGA